The following are encoded in a window of Impatiens glandulifera chromosome 5, dImpGla2.1, whole genome shotgun sequence genomic DNA:
- the LOC124938420 gene encoding GDSL esterase/lipase At5g55050 — protein sequence MGMILGNGFFVFVVLLFVTVGFKLCFAQNPTAMYVFGDSLVDVGNNNYLKLSIAKADFPHNGLDFSTHKPTGRFSNGKNAADFLAEKVGLASSPPPYLSLKNSKPKVGSAFPITGVSFASGGAGIFNSTDLVYKQSIPFTLQVGYFGVVYQDLVKQMGSNATQQHLSKALFTIIIGSNDIFGYSGDVAKNMSPQQYVDKMNSDFEGLLKRLYGLGARKFIIAGVGKVGCCPAQRVQNNTGGCLEGHNTMALQFNQGLKSMLQNLKSQLTDINYSYLEVYSVFESFLQTPSVYGFNETKAACCGLGNLNAQIPCVPISIYCANRNDHLFWDLYHPTEKAARILIDVFFQGMDPMVIPMNVNKLIGL from the exons ATGGGGATGATATTGGGAAAtgggttttttgtttttgtagtaCTATTGTTTGTAACGGTTGGGTTTAAGTTGTGTTTTGCTCAAAATCCAACGGCTATGTATGTGTTTGGTGACTCGTTAGTTGATGTTGGAAAcaacaactatttgaagttgtCTATTGCAAAGGCTGATTTCCCTCATAATGGTCTTGATTTCTCAACCCATAAGCCAACCGGAAGATTTTCCAACGGAAAGAATGCTGCTGATTTTCTtg CGGAAAAAGTAGGGCTAGCATCATCCCCGCCACCTTATCTATCTCTTAAGAACTCGAAGCCCAAGGTTGGAAGTGCATTTCCGATTACCGGAGTTAGTTTTGCATCTGGAGGTGCCGGAATCTTTAACTCGACAGACTTAGTCTAT AAACAATCAATTCCTTTTACGCTACAAGTAGGTTATTTTGGTGTTGTTTATCAAGACTTGGTTAAACAAATGGGATCGAATGCAACACAACAGCATCTCTCGAAAGCTCTCTTCACCATTATAATCGGTAGTAATGACATTTTCGGTTATTCCGGAGATGTTGCAAAGAATATGTCCCCTCAACAATATGTCGATAAAATGAATAGCGATTTTGAAGGATTATTAAAG CGTTTATACGGTCTAGGTGCGCGGAAATTTATCATAGCCGGGGTTGGAAAAGTAGGATGTTGTCCAGCCCAAAGAGTTCAAAACAATACTGGCGGATGCTTGGAAGGACATAATACTATGGCTCTCCAATTTAACCAAGGCCTCAAATCAATGTTACAAAATCTTAAATCTCAGCTCACCGATATCAACTACTCATATCTTGAAGTTTATTCCGTATTTGAGAGCTTCCTACAAACACCCTCAGTTTACG GATTTAATGAGACTAAAGCAGCGTGTTGTGGACTAGGAAACCTAAATGCGCAAATTCCTTGTGTTCCAATCTCCATCTATTGCGCCAACAGAAATGATCACCTCTTTTGGGATTTGTATCATCCGACAGAGAAGGCAGCTCGGATCTTGATAGATGTCTTTTTTCAGGGTATGGATCCGATGGTCATTCCTATGAACGTAAACAAATTGATTGGTCTATAA